From Dehalococcoidales bacterium, a single genomic window includes:
- a CDS encoding SIS domain-containing protein: MTDQDRHTERGTVNAIHTYLFDMTLTLGNLPVDRIIRVVEVLNDAREKGKRVFTFGNGGSAATASHIACDLAKGAAGNDRPGLRAFSLNDSIPLTTAWANDTDYENIFSARIVGITDPGDVVIAISGSGNSPNVLNGVKAARIRGATTIGFSGFDGGRLPSLVDIAIVVNNHVMEQVEDVHLLLGHVITTCLRQTGQKQTEVMEAVRAHSGILTR; encoded by the coding sequence ATGACAGACCAGGACCGGCACACGGAGCGAGGGACCGTTAATGCGATACACACCTATCTCTTTGATATGACCCTGACACTGGGCAACCTCCCTGTCGACCGTATAATCAGGGTTGTTGAGGTCCTTAATGATGCCCGGGAAAAAGGCAAGCGGGTTTTCACATTCGGCAACGGCGGCTCGGCGGCAACAGCTTCACACATCGCCTGCGACCTAGCAAAGGGGGCTGCTGGTAATGACAGACCCGGTTTAAGAGCCTTCTCACTGAACGATAGCATTCCACTGACCACAGCCTGGGCAAATGACACCGATTACGAAAACATATTCTCCGCCCGGATAGTTGGAATAACCGACCCCGGTGATGTCGTCATCGCAATCAGCGGCAGCGGGAACTCCCCCAATGTGCTCAACGGCGTCAAGGCCGCCAGGATACGGGGTGCCACGACAATTGGATTCTCCGGATTTGACGGCGGTAGACTACCATCGCTGGTGGACATTGCCATCGTGGTCAACAACCACGTCATGGAGCAGGTGGAGGACGTACACCTCCTGCTAGGGCACGTAATCACCACCTGCCTGCGCCAGACCGGGCAGAAGCAGACCGAGGTTATGGAAGCGGTGCGGGCACATTCCGGCATACTCACACGGTAA
- a CDS encoding NAD-dependent epimerase/dehydratase family protein: MRVLVTGGAGFIGSHTVDLLLERGHRVCILDNLASPVHPDGRKPAYIPDDAEFILGDVRNRNDMVTALRGIDAVFHMAAYQDYLTDFSTFASVNDVGTALLYEIIVNQHLPVQKVVLASSQAVYGEGKYSCEEHGVQYPPPRTLEQLECSDWEVKCAVCGEPMIPQLLDESHTNPHNQYAVSKCCQELYALTLGRKYGIPTVAMRYSITQGPRQSFYNAYSGILRSFTIRLLENLPPVVYEDGGQLRDYAYVGDIVRANLLVMENEAADYRAFNVGGRNPITVLEYARILLSITGRNIPPEIPGQFRFGDSRHTISDSSSLTDLGWESNTPLERIIREYVEWAQAQPEVPYQSYAAASRVMRQTEVVRTVK, translated from the coding sequence ATGAGAGTACTGGTTACCGGTGGTGCCGGCTTCATTGGTTCTCACACCGTTGACCTCCTGCTGGAGAGAGGGCACCGGGTATGTATCCTGGATAATCTGGCATCCCCCGTCCATCCGGACGGACGCAAACCTGCTTACATACCGGACGACGCGGAGTTCATTCTGGGCGATGTTCGCAACCGGAACGACATGGTGACGGCGCTGCGGGGCATTGACGCGGTGTTTCACATGGCAGCCTACCAGGACTACCTGACCGACTTCAGCACCTTTGCCTCCGTGAATGACGTTGGTACGGCGCTTCTTTACGAGATTATAGTCAACCAGCACCTGCCGGTGCAGAAGGTGGTACTGGCCAGCTCGCAGGCGGTCTACGGTGAAGGGAAGTACTCCTGTGAAGAGCACGGAGTGCAGTACCCCCCACCCCGCACACTGGAACAACTGGAATGTAGCGACTGGGAGGTGAAATGCGCCGTCTGCGGGGAACCAATGATACCCCAGCTCCTCGATGAGTCGCACACCAACCCCCACAACCAGTACGCAGTCTCTAAGTGTTGCCAGGAGCTATACGCACTGACCCTGGGAAGGAAATATGGGATTCCCACCGTGGCCATGCGCTACAGTATCACCCAGGGACCGCGCCAGAGCTTCTACAACGCCTATTCCGGCATCTTGCGGAGCTTCACCATCCGGCTGCTGGAGAACCTGCCGCCAGTCGTCTATGAAGATGGCGGGCAGTTGCGCGACTACGCCTATGTCGGTGATATTGTTCGGGCAAACCTGCTTGTCATGGAGAATGAAGCCGCCGACTACCGTGCCTTCAACGTCGGCGGGCGCAATCCCATCACTGTACTGGAATACGCACGGATACTGCTCAGCATCACCGGCAGGAACATCCCCCCGGAGATTCCCGGTCAGTTCCGCTTTGGCGACAGCCGCCACACGATATCGGACAGCTCAAGCCTCACAGACCTCGGCTGGGAATCGAATACACCGCTGGAACGAATCATCCGGGAGTACGTGGAATGGGCACAGGCCCAGCCCGAGGTCCCGTACCAGTCTTATGCGGCCGCCTCTCGCGTAATGAGGCAGACTGAGGTAGTAAGGACGGTGAAGTAA
- a CDS encoding GHMP kinase — protein sequence MIIAQTPLRLSFLGGGTDFEDFYSVNGGGAVLSSAIDKFTFVIVKERFDDMIYLNYSKKEIVSRVDDIEHELIREAMRMTGVESGVEITTMADIPSEGTGLGSSSSITVGLLQALHTYRGNSVTAEDLARQACQIEIDILGKPIGKQDQYISAYGNMRFISFLKDIVKTDRVGISREYKRKLNENLLLFYTGRTRQSSEILTEQKANISERMDLLKELTRLAFQAKQTLMSGAFNEFGELLHEGWTLKKQLSSKITNSDIDDVYRMARKAGAIGGKVAGAGGGGFLLLYCPVAKRDDVRASLGQLREFPFHFHNDGSKVIFNYRN from the coding sequence ATGATAATTGCGCAGACTCCACTCCGACTGAGCTTTCTTGGCGGCGGGACCGATTTCGAGGACTTCTACAGTGTGAACGGCGGCGGTGCCGTTCTCAGTTCGGCAATAGACAAGTTCACCTTCGTCATCGTCAAAGAGCGGTTTGACGATATGATATACCTCAACTACTCCAAAAAAGAAATCGTCAGCCGCGTGGATGACATCGAGCACGAGCTAATCCGGGAAGCAATGAGGATGACCGGCGTGGAGAGCGGCGTCGAGATAACCACTATGGCCGACATCCCCTCGGAAGGCACCGGACTAGGCTCGTCCAGCAGCATTACCGTGGGACTGCTACAGGCGCTTCACACCTACCGGGGCAACTCCGTAACCGCCGAGGACCTGGCCAGGCAGGCCTGTCAAATTGAAATCGACATCCTGGGCAAGCCCATCGGCAAGCAAGACCAGTACATCTCTGCATACGGCAACATGCGGTTTATCTCCTTCCTTAAGGATATTGTCAAGACAGACAGGGTCGGCATCAGCCGGGAGTACAAGCGGAAGCTGAATGAAAACCTCCTCCTCTTCTACACCGGCCGCACCCGGCAGTCGAGTGAAATCCTCACCGAACAGAAGGCGAACATCAGCGAGAGAATGGACTTACTCAAGGAGTTGACCAGGCTCGCATTCCAGGCAAAGCAGACCCTTATGAGCGGAGCCTTCAATGAGTTCGGCGAGCTACTGCACGAAGGCTGGACCCTCAAGAAGCAACTATCCAGCAAGATTACGAACAGCGATATCGATGACGTCTACCGGATGGCAAGAAAGGCCGGGGCTATTGGCGGCAAGGTTGCCGGTGCCGGCGGTGGGGGCTTCCTCCTTCTCTACTGCCCCGTAGCAAAGCGAGATGACGTGCGCGCCAGTCTGGGACAACTACGCGAGTTCCCCTTCCATTTTCACAACGACGGCAGCAAGGTTATTTTCAACTACAGGAACTAG
- a CDS encoding PHP domain-containing protein gives MVPGGHGCGDFGSPGGLRRQPEAWNPAGHADSDEARALMSSDESTIISRERFLMENPSVDMSVRKAIKIDLHIHSRYSSDGCLEPVEIVKIARKKGLGGIAVTDHNTIRGGVEAKKYETEDFKVIVGSEIMTGQGEITGLFLTDEIKTGTVSEVIAEIRKQGGLVCVPHPFDKLRHSAFRITPAYVDLVDAIECMNSRCVFPRFNREALEFATRHHLARVGGSDAHYASEIGLGGIITHSDDIREAIMHGEVELFGKRSPLMSHVRTKIGKYRRKLSSRIVRP, from the coding sequence ATGGTACCAGGGGGTCATGGTTGTGGTGATTTTGGCTCTCCCGGCGGCCTGCGGCGCCAGCCGGAAGCGTGGAATCCAGCCGGGCACGCGGATTCTGACGAGGCTCGGGCATTGATGAGCAGTGACGAGAGTACTATAATCAGCAGAGAGCGATTCCTGATGGAGAATCCTAGCGTGGACATGTCAGTGAGGAAAGCGATAAAGATAGACCTGCACATCCATTCCAGGTATTCTTCCGATGGTTGCCTTGAACCTGTGGAGATAGTGAAGATTGCCCGGAAGAAAGGGCTGGGCGGTATTGCCGTCACTGACCACAATACCATCAGGGGTGGAGTGGAAGCTAAGAAATATGAGACAGAGGATTTCAAGGTTATCGTTGGCTCGGAAATAATGACCGGCCAGGGTGAAATAACAGGGCTGTTCCTTACTGATGAAATAAAGACGGGCACTGTCTCCGAAGTAATAGCTGAAATCAGGAAGCAGGGGGGACTGGTCTGTGTACCTCATCCCTTTGATAAGCTCAGGCATTCAGCTTTTCGTATTACACCCGCTTACGTTGACCTGGTAGATGCCATAGAGTGTATGAACTCCAGGTGTGTGTTCCCGCGGTTCAACCGGGAAGCTCTTGAGTTCGCTACCAGGCATCATTTAGCACGCGTGGGTGGCAGTGACGCTCATTACGCAAGTGAAATAGGGCTCGGCGGGATAATCACTCACTCTGACGACATTAGAGAAGCCATCATGCATGGTGAGGTCGAGTTGTTCGGTAAGCGCTCACCTTTGATGAGCCATGTTAGAACGAAAATCGGGAAATACCGCAGGAAACTAAGCTCTCGTATAGTGAGACCTTAA
- a CDS encoding NAD-dependent epimerase/dehydratase family protein encodes MKTGKKLRYLVTGASGFLGYHTCRCLVEKGCAVTGVDIADFDYPDLQEEITFLKGDIRDRELMAKAMAGVDTVIHSAAALPLWSREEIYSINVDGTDMILQTALDLAVPRVVFISSTAVYGIPEEHPVTEEYPVQGVGPYGESKIAAEATCFSFREKGLCVPVLRPKTFAGPQRLGVFQILCDWVRDGRNIPIIGSGRNRYQLLHIDDLVEAIYLVSTAPVSKANDTYNVGATQFQTMREDLQALLDFAGFGKRVKPIPSWLVIPVLKVLERFHLSPLYEWVYETAGKDHYVSVDKLQSQLGWSARKTTADVWIDTYRWYLDEYKTRRIETGVSHRVAWDQGILKLVKHLF; translated from the coding sequence CTGAAAACAGGTAAAAAATTACGTTATCTTGTTACCGGTGCCTCTGGTTTTCTGGGCTATCACACCTGCAGGTGTCTTGTAGAGAAAGGCTGCGCGGTTACCGGTGTCGATATTGCCGACTTTGATTACCCCGATTTGCAGGAAGAGATTACCTTTCTCAAAGGAGACATACGGGACCGGGAACTGATGGCGAAAGCCATGGCAGGCGTGGATACCGTCATCCACAGCGCCGCCGCCCTCCCCCTCTGGTCGAGAGAAGAGATTTATTCCATCAATGTTGACGGTACAGACATGATTCTGCAAACCGCACTCGACCTTGCCGTGCCGCGGGTTGTTTTCATCTCATCAACCGCCGTTTATGGGATTCCCGAAGAACATCCGGTAACGGAGGAGTATCCGGTACAGGGAGTGGGGCCCTACGGAGAAAGCAAAATCGCCGCCGAGGCTACCTGCTTCAGCTTTAGAGAGAAAGGACTATGTGTCCCTGTCTTGAGACCCAAGACTTTCGCCGGGCCGCAGCGCCTGGGTGTTTTCCAGATTTTATGTGATTGGGTCAGGGATGGCAGGAACATCCCCATCATCGGCTCCGGACGTAACCGATATCAGCTACTGCACATCGATGACCTTGTGGAGGCAATTTACCTTGTCAGCACAGCACCGGTTAGCAAGGCCAATGATACATACAATGTCGGTGCCACGCAGTTCCAGACAATGCGGGAAGACTTGCAGGCATTACTGGACTTTGCAGGCTTTGGCAAGCGCGTTAAGCCTATTCCCTCGTGGCTGGTGATACCGGTCCTGAAAGTGCTGGAGCGCTTCCATCTCTCGCCGCTCTACGAATGGGTCTATGAAACCGCTGGTAAAGACCATTATGTGTCAGTGGATAAACTGCAAAGCCAGCTGGGCTGGTCCGCTCGTAAAACTACCGCCGATGTATGGATTGACACCTACCGCTGGTACCTGGATGAATATAAGACGCGCCGGATTGAAACCGGTGTAAGTCACCGCGTTGCCTGGGACCAGGGCATATTGAAACTGGTGAAACATTTATTTTAA
- a CDS encoding decaprenyl-phosphate phosphoribosyltransferase, with translation MVFARDVLISLRPKQWYKNSLLFVCLVFAGHLQNASMWTTLLLSAAFFCLLTSCEYIINDIFDREKDSKHPVKKNRPIAAGRVGVRTGILIASALGTIALVGSYFMVNFNFFCIAAGYLALLLLYTLVLKHIIIADVITIAMGFVIRAVAGCLAIDVTISPWLIICTFLLAMFLALEKRWDELVLLADDAEDHRPTLSQYSTTLLEHFTTITVAATIVAYLMYTTLAQHYATMLTAPFAIYGLLRYMYLVHYKKQGGDPVVLFRDKALMVNLAIWGLLMLVMSLRGILV, from the coding sequence ATGGTTTTTGCTAGAGATGTGTTGATTTCGCTGCGCCCCAAGCAGTGGTACAAAAACAGCCTTCTTTTTGTCTGTCTTGTTTTTGCCGGTCATCTTCAGAACGCCTCAATGTGGACCACACTGCTGCTGTCAGCGGCATTTTTCTGTCTGCTCACCAGTTGTGAGTATATTATCAATGATATATTTGACAGGGAGAAAGACAGTAAGCACCCCGTGAAAAAGAACCGTCCGATTGCTGCCGGAAGAGTGGGTGTGCGGACGGGAATTCTCATTGCATCGGCACTCGGAACCATAGCGCTGGTCGGCTCTTATTTCATGGTGAACTTCAACTTCTTTTGCATTGCCGCGGGTTATCTGGCGCTGCTTCTTCTCTATACCCTTGTCCTCAAGCACATAATTATTGCCGACGTGATAACGATTGCCATGGGGTTTGTTATTCGCGCAGTGGCCGGGTGTCTGGCGATAGATGTGACTATTTCTCCCTGGCTGATTATTTGCACCTTCTTGCTGGCGATGTTTCTGGCGTTGGAGAAACGCTGGGATGAACTGGTACTGCTGGCCGACGATGCTGAAGACCACCGCCCGACATTGTCCCAGTACTCTACCACACTACTGGAGCACTTCACGACGATTACTGTCGCCGCTACCATCGTGGCTTACCTGATGTATACTACCCTGGCTCAGCACTACGCTACGATGCTGACCGCACCCTTTGCCATCTACGGTCTTCTCCGCTACATGTACCTGGTCCATTATAAAAAACAGGGTGGTGACCCGGTTGTCCTCTTCCGGGATAAAGCCCTGATGGTTAATCTGGCAATCTGGGGTCTGCTGATGTTGGTAATGAGCCTGCGGGGAATTCTGGTCTAG
- a CDS encoding lysylphosphatidylglycerol synthase transmembrane domain-containing protein → MTELKSDIAEENPPGKFWRRIVITVLGGIIVYVALSFYADFSAVVNTLAGFRWHLVPVVLALTLLNYLLRFVKWHYYLHVIDVSIGARESLVIFLSGLSMSVTPAKMGEVFKSYLLKRRTGTEISRTFPVVLAERITDVLGLLILASISFSFFQYGIEVLLAVLAVLLMLIVTLQSRRICLRLISLSQGLPLLRKLSGSLKTGYESAYSLFRWQPLLTALVISVVSWGFECLALYFVLEGFGISASVLMSTFVFSFSSLAGAVSLIPGGMLVAEGSITGLLVLNDITRDIAAGATIIIRFSTLWFGVILGIFTLLYSGFKARIRST, encoded by the coding sequence ATGACCGAATTGAAATCCGACATAGCTGAGGAGAATCCTCCCGGCAAGTTCTGGCGCAGGATTGTCATCACAGTTCTGGGCGGTATCATCGTCTACGTTGCCCTGTCTTTCTATGCAGACTTTTCCGCCGTGGTCAATACGCTGGCCGGTTTTCGCTGGCACCTGGTTCCCGTCGTGCTGGCCCTGACCCTGCTGAATTACCTGCTCAGGTTCGTGAAATGGCACTATTACCTGCATGTAATCGACGTATCTATCGGTGCCAGGGAAAGCCTGGTGATTTTTTTGAGCGGGCTGTCAATGTCGGTGACGCCGGCAAAAATGGGGGAAGTATTCAAGTCCTATCTGCTGAAACGCCGTACAGGCACGGAGATAAGCCGCACGTTTCCCGTAGTCCTGGCGGAGAGGATTACTGATGTACTCGGTCTGCTGATCCTGGCATCAATCTCCTTTTCTTTCTTCCAGTACGGCATAGAGGTCCTGCTGGCAGTGCTGGCGGTGCTGCTGATGCTGATAGTAACCCTGCAATCGCGGCGTATCTGCTTGAGACTGATTTCCCTCTCGCAGGGGTTGCCGCTGCTGCGAAAGCTGTCTGGCAGCCTGAAGACCGGCTATGAGAGCGCTTACAGTCTTTTTCGGTGGCAACCTCTGCTGACAGCACTGGTAATCAGCGTTGTCTCGTGGGGGTTTGAATGCCTGGCACTCTACTTCGTGCTGGAGGGTTTTGGCATCAGCGCCTCGGTGCTGATGAGCACCTTCGTCTTCTCCTTTTCTTCGCTGGCAGGAGCCGTATCCCTGATACCGGGGGGGATGCTGGTAGCGGAAGGGAGTATTACCGGCTTACTCGTTCTAAACGATATCACCAGGGATATTGCCGCCGGGGCTACCATCATTATCCGCTTCAGCACGCTGTGGTTCGGTGTCATACTGGGTATCTTCACACTGCTCTATAGTGGATTCAAAGCCAGAATCAGGAGTACATGA
- a CDS encoding 6-carboxytetrahydropterin synthase, producing the protein MDGNVGHLVDSVKSVIRHGMTSVFKHRGLTANWRLWLLACVMIAFIVVMTIDLANAEVNSARTFAQILLFFVTALLVTAQYGFWWGLFTSSVLGIFIVWRILGSDNPGDYLPLFAGLMVILFTICWLLDQTDRARKQMGDSTDILKQQADRLVELLDGRSQVETAMMFSEGRLRVILKALEGWQQQWAQVKDTEALSSILTQSMVMLRKVVTDIDEQGKAGPVAVEPMPDESTSTLVVSPFHSLALVELYSRLLEELPNIRHCVLDTFAEVTATFRIYGPDAAQLSKALLIMRYPQADSISMRDDQVQVVLKEGLVPSAVTTGDRGTGAVPGVRAPSEELPYELGVDVFFNARHYVMTSGNRGPVHSHSWRVQARLVSRDVTSEGITIGFAEAKEVVQQQVSRFDGDILNEMEQFREIQPTTENVAMVLYDGIKEAVRPLTVRLTSVCVWESPTNYVVYSGSRDVTPVESAASHTE; encoded by the coding sequence ATGGATGGAAATGTTGGCCACCTGGTGGATAGCGTGAAGTCCGTTATCAGGCATGGTATGACGTCGGTCTTTAAGCATAGAGGACTGACTGCAAACTGGCGCCTGTGGCTGCTGGCGTGCGTGATGATAGCCTTTATCGTTGTCATGACAATCGACCTCGCCAATGCTGAAGTCAACTCTGCTCGCACCTTCGCCCAGATACTCCTGTTCTTCGTTACTGCCCTGCTCGTCACGGCGCAATACGGCTTCTGGTGGGGCCTGTTCACTTCATCCGTGCTCGGAATCTTCATCGTTTGGCGCATACTTGGCAGTGATAATCCGGGTGACTACCTGCCCCTTTTCGCCGGGCTGATGGTAATACTTTTTACCATTTGCTGGTTGCTTGACCAAACGGACAGGGCGCGGAAGCAAATGGGGGATAGCACTGATATCCTCAAACAGCAGGCAGACAGGCTTGTCGAACTGCTAGATGGCCGCTCGCAGGTAGAAACAGCCATGATGTTCTCGGAAGGCAGGTTACGGGTGATACTGAAAGCGCTTGAGGGTTGGCAGCAACAGTGGGCACAGGTAAAAGATACTGAGGCCCTGAGCTCTATCCTGACACAGTCCATGGTCATGCTGCGGAAGGTGGTTACCGATATCGATGAGCAGGGCAAAGCAGGCCCAGTGGCAGTAGAGCCGATGCCTGATGAATCTACCAGCACACTGGTCGTATCGCCGTTTCACAGCCTGGCGCTTGTGGAGCTATATAGCCGGCTACTTGAAGAACTGCCGAATATCAGGCACTGCGTTCTGGACACCTTTGCAGAGGTCACAGCAACCTTTCGAATTTACGGCCCGGATGCCGCTCAGTTGTCCAAAGCACTGTTGATAATGAGATACCCCCAGGCGGACAGCATCAGCATGCGTGACGACCAGGTGCAGGTGGTGCTCAAAGAGGGTCTGGTGCCATCGGCGGTCACTACCGGTGACAGGGGAACCGGTGCTGTACCGGGTGTACGGGCACCTTCGGAGGAGCTTCCGTACGAACTCGGTGTAGACGTGTTTTTCAACGCACGGCACTACGTGATGACGAGTGGGAATCGTGGTCCGGTGCATTCTCATAGCTGGCGGGTACAGGCGAGACTGGTCAGTCGTGATGTTACCAGTGAGGGTATCACGATTGGTTTCGCCGAAGCCAAGGAAGTGGTCCAGCAGCAGGTCAGCCGGTTCGATGGGGATATCCTGAATGAAATGGAACAGTTTCGAGAGATACAGCCCACTACGGAGAATGTCGCCATGGTCCTGTATGACGGCATCAAAGAAGCAGTCAGGCCGCTCACGGTCAGGCTGACCTCGGTGTGTGTATGGGAGAGCCCTACTAATTATGTGGTGTATTCGGGGAGCAGGGATGTCACGCCTGTGGAATCGGCTGCAAGCCATACTGAATAG
- a CDS encoding 6-pyruvoyl-tetrahydropterin synthase-related protein has translation MKADFLSQQIEMGNAYPELFPGWYNGVQLLRYYAPLPYYALVGVFRITGDIFIAGNWFLFLCGLFGAASFLLYRKWMGWLPAFLGGVLFLLLPDNLRVAFAEGNIPRVVATALLPLTVYFLLSVLQNEKRVYHLLCLTLLVALITLSHAMMAAIFAVCMGLFVIIYWFMARTTPAVAGKSLGGIACGVLLASWWLIPSLVGGIAEIDQAAASESVARIPLIMSLNPLTRLANKEAFYLGVSLIIGIGVFLYFWRRITPMVKSWMLVGIFATLLGSTLVSGIYQFMPMSHLLWPIRFISFGGFALVLGLAFFGAWLLETMRPRVWYLRHVAFAALAVILILDFAPSTILAVGRTVPDDLLEVSGQLSELEGWREATLDLSRFGSAPSYLVTAVGGREQVFGWAYQGCATVPIIASINSAFEEGYDAYAVDRLDRLGVDDVILLKGISISETVQTSLPNHGYQLVYDGSRVSLYHKDGVPRASELGHGILGIGDGTYNLALLFPQTEAGKSAYVDDYELDFLKQYDCVVLSRFNWHNKSRAEALVTAYAGQGGKLVIDLTGSPLDILAKEPRFLGVYGEPVSILYQAILHTDGREEPLLPFRADCLPWHSFTPQGLDEVMVTFPYAGVDGIALGYKTINGGRVTFLGLNLIYHAILTDDPVAIRLLEDELGMATESVVERRSIILEDYRAAEDGYRFSIELAKETDIVVPVAHHDGTVVEIDGVAVPTVSIDHMVSFTAPEGQHSIYITVMGVPAETIGKVITGVGILGLVPLLAGRRRLQRFLGRRS, from the coding sequence ATGAAGGCCGACTTCCTCAGCCAGCAAATTGAAATGGGAAACGCTTATCCTGAACTTTTCCCTGGCTGGTATAACGGTGTTCAGCTATTAAGATACTATGCCCCGCTGCCATATTATGCACTCGTCGGTGTCTTCAGGATTACGGGGGACATCTTTATTGCCGGGAACTGGTTTCTTTTTCTCTGCGGTCTTTTCGGTGCTGCTTCCTTCCTGCTCTACCGTAAGTGGATGGGGTGGCTGCCTGCTTTCCTCGGTGGAGTACTGTTTCTGCTCCTGCCCGATAATCTGCGAGTCGCCTTTGCCGAGGGTAATATCCCCCGGGTAGTGGCCACGGCACTACTGCCGCTGACGGTCTATTTCCTGCTCAGCGTATTGCAGAACGAAAAACGTGTTTACCATTTGCTCTGTTTGACACTACTGGTAGCACTGATAACGCTGTCCCACGCCATGATGGCGGCTATCTTCGCGGTCTGCATGGGTCTCTTCGTCATTATCTACTGGTTCATGGCGCGCACCACCCCGGCAGTAGCAGGTAAATCCCTGGGTGGCATAGCCTGCGGGGTGCTTCTGGCCAGCTGGTGGCTTATTCCCAGTCTGGTGGGCGGCATTGCCGAGATTGACCAGGCTGCCGCCAGTGAATCCGTGGCCCGGATTCCGCTTATCATGTCTCTCAATCCCCTGACCCGCCTTGCCAATAAGGAAGCCTTCTATCTTGGCGTGTCGCTTATTATCGGTATTGGCGTGTTTCTCTACTTCTGGCGCCGCATTACGCCGATGGTAAAAAGCTGGATGCTGGTTGGTATCTTTGCCACACTGCTGGGTTCCACACTGGTATCCGGTATCTATCAATTCATGCCGATGTCACATCTCCTCTGGCCCATCCGCTTTATAAGTTTTGGTGGGTTCGCTCTGGTACTGGGGCTGGCATTCTTCGGTGCCTGGCTCCTGGAAACGATGCGGCCCCGGGTCTGGTACCTGCGGCATGTTGCCTTTGCCGCCCTGGCAGTGATACTGATTTTAGATTTTGCTCCTTCCACGATTCTGGCGGTGGGACGTACCGTTCCCGACGACCTGCTGGAGGTCTCCGGGCAACTCAGCGAACTGGAGGGGTGGCGCGAGGCTACCCTTGACCTGAGTCGGTTCGGTTCGGCCCCTTCCTACCTGGTGACGGCGGTCGGGGGCCGGGAGCAGGTATTCGGCTGGGCCTACCAGGGCTGTGCCACCGTGCCGATTATCGCCAGCATTAATTCCGCCTTTGAGGAAGGCTATGACGCCTACGCAGTTGATCGTCTGGACCGTCTGGGTGTGGATGACGTCATTCTGCTGAAGGGAATCAGCATATCGGAGACTGTCCAGACCAGCTTGCCCAACCATGGCTATCAGCTGGTGTATGATGGCTCCAGGGTGAGTCTATACCACAAGGATGGTGTGCCGCGGGCTTCCGAACTGGGACATGGTATTCTGGGGATTGGAGATGGGACTTACAACCTGGCACTACTATTCCCGCAGACGGAAGCGGGTAAATCGGCCTATGTAGATGATTACGAGCTTGATTTCCTGAAGCAATATGACTGCGTTGTCCTTTCTCGATTTAACTGGCACAATAAGTCCAGGGCAGAAGCATTAGTGACCGCCTATGCCGGGCAGGGTGGCAAGCTCGTAATTGACCTGACCGGTTCGCCTCTGGATATCCTGGCAAAGGAACCGCGTTTCCTCGGTGTCTACGGGGAGCCGGTTAGTATACTCTATCAGGCTATACTGCATACAGACGGCAGGGAAGAACCGCTGCTGCCTTTCCGCGCCGATTGTCTACCCTGGCACTCCTTCACGCCGCAGGGTCTTGATGAGGTGATGGTAACCTTCCCGTATGCCGGTGTCGATGGTATTGCCCTGGGTTACAAGACGATAAATGGTGGCCGCGTGACTTTTCTGGGGCTGAATCTTATCTATCATGCGATTCTAACGGACGACCCTGTGGCCATCCGCCTTTTGGAAGATGAGCTCGGTATGGCTACCGAATCCGTCGTGGAACGCCGGTCAATTATCCTGGAAGATTACCGTGCGGCTGAGGATGGCTACCGTTTCAGTATCGAGCTGGCGAAGGAGACCGATATTGTCGTCCCGGTAGCTCACCATGACGGCACCGTAGTAGAGATAGACGGTGTGGCAGTGCCTACGGTATCTATTGACCACATGGTGTCTTTCACGGCGCCGGAAGGCCAGCACAGCATCTATATCACCGTTATGGGCGTACCAGCGGAGACCATTGGTAAAGTAATCACCGGTGTGGGTATACTTGGTTTGGTACCCCTCCTGGCTGGTAGGAGACGCCTGCAGCGTTTCCTGGGGAGGCGAAGCTAA